In the genome of Arachis stenosperma cultivar V10309 chromosome 6, arast.V10309.gnm1.PFL2, whole genome shotgun sequence, the window ACACTTGGCATAAAATGTCAACGGCTTAGACTCATACACCCGGTAGTCTACGCTTCTTCGTATGGTATACTCTTTTATCGCTTTAATAATAGCTTCCCTGGAACTGAACTCCATACCAACGACAAATTCACCATCTGCGACAATAGAAATTTTTTTCCCCGAACAACCACCATaggaaaaattaaattaatacaCAGATATTTCAAAACCGATAATAAAGGTAAATCAATATTCACTGCATCAAgtattatataaattcaaaccTTACATCATGTTATTATGTCACTCTAAACAAAATAAGAACATCAGCATCAGATGTAAAAACGGGACCGGACCGGCCGATTCGACCGTCAAACCCAATGAACCGGACCCTAACCGGTCTGGTTCTCTAAATGAACCGTACAAGGCATCGAACCAGTGCGAATAATAATTACAAAGTCAcgtattttttaataatcataTTGTAgagaattttaatattattttctaataaatacttgtagtatataacagtaaaaataataaaatatttattgttcATGTTCCATATTGGTTTAAAATAacttgatatttttaaaatgttagtaaacacatatattttgaattttattttttaaacttcttactattttttattttttatttacataggaCCGGGTCAACTGGTTCAACCACTAACCCAGCAGTTGAACCAGTGACCCAGTCACCTGAACCGTTCGATCACCGTTTCGATCCTGACAACTATGACATCAACGCATGATTAAATAATGGttaataaatactaatttaTTCATAACTAAATcaataactaactaaaaaaaCTAATACGACGAATTACGTACCTGTAGTCATATATTCCGGAAACTCTGGAACATGCATGGCTTCCAAGTCCAAAACTCGCATGAATGATGGCTCCTTAAACGGAACTTCATTTGTGAGTGCATTTGCCACCTCTGTCACATCTGGAGCTATAGCTCCGTCACCTTGATCTTCATCTCTATCTGGACCAACAAATTCGTAGTTGCTTTCGAACTCTTTTTCACTGTCACTATTATAATCTTCCCGCAAAATATTCCGGCCGATCTCagattgttcaaactcaacatacaaCTCGATGAACGGGATCTGAGCCCGGTTttcaatatacattgaaaacatCTCTTGCATGCTCGCTTCGTCCGTCACATACTTGGTTTGAAATTGGACGAATCCACCAAACACCGGTATGGGATATCTGTATAGAATACAGGATATTTTTCTTGCCTTCTTAGAATCAATCTTTTCACAGATCACACCTTTGAACTCTTCAAATGAGATGATAAAAGGAATAACAACATCTAGCggattttcacaaataaattttactccTTCAGACGTTTGTAACAAAATCTGACCAAAACAATACACTTTTAGTAACACTTTGTCACTCATTTCTCTCAATCACAAAAAAAAGCATAACCTTAGCTACTAGATTTTCTGGTTCAAAACAAGCAATGAAGAAACCCAGAAAGAAGAAACAGAAGAAGCAGCCGttgaagaaggggaagaagacgCGGGTAAGCTACCACCAGTTCACTACACATTTTTATATAGGCCTCTATAATCAACTCGGACCCTTTGACTAGGTTAActtgattaaaaaatattaaaaaatgaaaTCGGACCATGCGATTTCATGTTCCAGTTCATATAAAACAGTTCATATAAAACATTGCCAAGCTCAAGCAAAACAGAGGGTCCGAGTTCAATCTTTCCAAATTCAAATTCTCAACATGCAACTCGGACCATGCGATTTGATGTTTCATTTCATATTAAAAAACCCAGCTCAAGCAACACGAAGAGTTCGATTTAAACTTTCCGAAATTTAATTTCTCTTACCATACAAATCGGACCATGCGATTTGTTATGGAAAAGTTTAAAACCAAAGAACTCGCACGGTCCGAGTTCTTCTACCTCACACTGCCAAAAAGCTATCCCATATATATGTTTAGTCCCCATGAATCCATATCGAAGAATAGCACACATATGCCTTCTATTTCGATAAAATTGAGCCCCTTAATGCACTCCAAAAAAATATAAGGAacctatccctaaaatttaacTTGTTactacaaataaaaatataaaatataaaataaaatattctaaatcttaaattataaatttaaactattgatataaaaatataataaattaataattaaattttatttaattaacaaaaatacaaTGTTCCTTAAGATGTACTCAAAGATAAGCCTATATTTGGGCCACAAATTCTGTCTCTTGAAATAATTGTGTTGGAGAgctgaaattcaaaatttttaaacgATTGAAAATAACTTAATATTTATATCTTAAGATTATCggcggaaaaaaaaaaaagaaaatctcAGGTATAAgagtttattatatattaaaagtaaTAGTATTATTTTCTATgctattaataaataaaagccTTAACAAATGTTAAATTTAGACCAAAATAACACCTTTTTCAAACTATTTATTATGGTGGCACCTTAAAGGGGATAGCACCTTTTACATGGAAAATATTAAACAGGAAAATGCATCTAATAGTGAAATAATTCCGCTACATTATCAACAGTATTTTTGTCAATATCTATTGACTTTTATTTATAAGAATATTTAATAGAAATATCTTTGTAGATgtgtttaataaaaatatcttttttatagctgtgtttaataaaaatatttttatagatatattttttgaatgtatctttttgtatatatatttaaaatataataattaattattgttggtAATAAATTAGCAGATAATATGATAGTATTCTATATTTTTCATAGTAAAAATACTAAAGCCTTTAGCGCAAGTGTTTTCATCAAAGAAATCGCTAAACGTGAAAGCGCGTCTAACGCCGTATACAAATTAATAATTTGTTGATTTATATaccatttttttattattaactatTAATAATAGGAGCGAAACATTATGTAAAAGAGAAAATCTCTTAAAGAGCTTATTTTAGTACCTATTTTTCAAAACTATTCCCAGGTGACACCATGTGACATCCATACCTATTACCCAGCACATTAGCATTAGCAGATTACTGATTAGCAACCGGTTAAATGGCCGCTTAGACCAATTAGTTAGatgaacaaattaaaaaattttgaattataaaaGCGCATTTTATTGTTCAAACAAATGGTTAGAAATCGAAAAATACATTTATCTTACCTGTTTAAAAACTTTTAATggtataaaattaaattaaattttattaaaaattaaatttcagttaaaattaaattaaattctagtatttaaaataaattaataaaattataaaattaaattaaattttagtgtttgaaatgtttatcaaataaattaaagttttataatagataactttatttttttaactaatttttttttcaactaaaatgtgttaacttcttttaaaaaaaaaattggattagtctaaaaacattaaatttaaaaaatattattattaattaaaaaaattaaatgattcTTCATGGTTGATTTTAAAGACAAaccaacaacaaaaaataaacatgAACTATTAGGAACCAACTTGTTGAGTAGTCTAATAACATAACaagtaaaaaaattagttattaacaACAAATTATAGcaactaattaatattattaaaatagaaCAAAATCATGCCACTTTTTATCAGTATTATAATTGACACAACTTCATTAAAATATTCAGACATAACAGACTAGCAAACATTTGGTGTCATTAATCTAAGTTAAACACATAAAATTTAtatgtgtaaatatttttttagatctATACAGTAGATCTTAAAAAAATAggtatatattatattaagtgagttaaaagaaagaaaacaaaataaagatagTAAAAGAAAAGATAACGAGTTAAAAAGTGAAAGACGTCAAGAAAAAATgagtgaaaaaaaatataaaaaatagtaattagattataaaaatattataaatattttaaattttaagtaaaATTCCAATGAAATAGAATTCTAAATCAAATCTATTTAAGTTGGAACTGATTTTAAGAAAAAACAAtcatgaaattaaattaaatgttatctaaactaatttaattatttttgttttaaatactAGAATTGAATTCAATTTAAGAGATTTCTAAACACCCTGATAGTACGAGTGGTTCGTTGGTAAGAGATTTGATTAACACATATAAGACCCTCAATTCAAATCTCACTAAGCACAAAAATCTTAAGTTCAAACATCATTACAATCAATGgaagaaataaaaattaccaATCCAGATATATCACGTAGGTAAAATCATGTCTATCATAATACCATGTTTCCAAACATAGTTGAAGAAGCACTTGTAGTAGTAGAAGTAAAAATTAGGAAATGGATATTACCAATTCTATTTTGATAGtgtcatatttttttaataaatttatacaaacatacaatataaaaaaaattctttagaGTGACATCATAAAAAAGAGAGTGAAATTAACACTTCACCAAAAATTATTGTGTCAGTGACTCGGTGTGAAGTATGAACGCAAAGAAGTCAAGAACAACAACATAAAGTGCAATGAGACACCAAGATGCGACTTACCCTGTCTTTCTCGTAATTTTGTCCCACCACTCGGTCGTCAACTAAAATAATATGGCTGTGCTTTTAAGTTtcaattttcttaaaaataaaaatataaaaaagaccTACATAGGAACTATTTTCTGCCGCCATACTTGGGTGGTGGTACACATCACAGGAAATATGACAAGCATTATGTGAATAACTTGCATATTAGACGGGAAGCTAGCGTTGATTTTACACACTTGATTGCGTACCTGAATCTTGCCAAAGCCACACGCCCACACATTCCTAAAATCTTAATCAGAAATAATGAAATATAATGGTACAAGGGAATCCACGAAAACCAACAAGAAAAAAGGCtaaaaaaaagaagggaaaaAAAGCAACAACGATaaccattataaatagaaaaattggAGAAATGCTATAGAACCATCAAAATATATTGTTTTTCCTATTATTTTTAGTCATCAATCCAATTCTTTTAGTTTATTAATCTAACAACATATTTTATTCCATACTTTTAAACATTGATAACTAATTGATggctaaaaataataaattctgatagTTTTCTAACATTTATCAGAAGAAATTATGAGTAAATGAATAGTTATGTGAATTTATGAATTTATAACTGGATAAAAAAGATTATCCACCAAAGAATTACTAGGTGACTAGATCATTAGAACTTCCCAAAATAAGTCGCAGCTCGATATAAATGAAGACAAGTTACATTTGTAAAATAACATCGCGTTAAAGGAAGCTAAGAGATTATGacatttttggactttttcCCCATGAAACCTTGATATTTATTTACTGAGTAAAATAATGTTTCTATACAGATGTAATATTTCTTTTCTATAGTTACAAGTGTgatgattttatttaaattttcaaaGGATAATCCTTACAGCTACAAAAAGAGAGGAATATTATAGGATCGTATACTCATCTTCTGAAACAAATATAGTCCCTGAGATTCAGCTATCTATCGGATAACACTGAGTCACTCCAAGAAAGTAGAAGATCCCTGACAACAGTTGGGAAATCTGTattcaaaacaaaacaaaaaatgaagaaTATTTATGTTTGGTTTGTCAGTTGCCATATAAGGTCAAGGAAGATAACAAATGAATGCATTTGgacaaaatttttgaaaacattaaTGCAATTTTGTTTCTAGAAAAAAGTTCTTTTGCATTTTGTGATGCTATTTAAGTACTCGAGTAAAGTGCAAATGTACTTTGGAAAGATcatatggaaagaaatttaaCTATCAAAGAATAAAAGTCCATCTAGTATGTATCCCCAAAAGTTTGGTCCAAAGGACAAATCTACCATGAAAATGTCAACTTTTGGGTAAAATTGTCCACTGAATCAAGTCTTTCGAAGATGTTAGATGAACTTTTGTAATGGTAATTTTGTCCATCATAATCTTTTGTGAATACTTTTGTAGTCACTTCACTCTAAGTGTATTTTTAATTATGGAAAAACATTTTAAGTGAAAGAAAAAATTGTTTTTAGTCAAGGtgcaaaagagaaaaaaagacaTCCAAAAAGGAAAGTTACAATCAGGTTCTGCAAAGAGCTTTACCTCGAGCTACTTCTACTGCCACTGAGGGTAAGTCTATCTGATCTTCAACCAATCTATACACATCGACAAGCTGTATAAAACACAAGTATGAATAATGTAGCACAGCACCCCAATTATGTTTTAAGAATAGGTCATATAATCAGGACAAACCTCTTCAACATGAAGCTTTGAGTCCTCAGTCAAAGCAAGAAGAAGCTGTCTTCGTATTCCTTCGTCAACAATGAAAAGGCGTGCTCCATCTTTGATGGTGTCTGTGAGGTCCAGTTTTCTTTCAAATTTCAAGTCTCTCTGAGTTTGCCTGTATAAATAAGTCTCATGTTAATATTACTTATTAAATGgttcaaaagaagaaaagaaaccaAACATGCAATGGTGTTGCAACAAAATACAGACATGCGTTTAACTTGCACTGCTGGATTGCTGCTCATCTTGGCTACATTTTCCTTTGCAAGGATAATAAGGTTTTCAAGCCGTTTCCACTGGAAAAGACCGTCTTTGAAGAGAACCTGAAAGAACAAAGAACAATACAAGTTTATGTAGGGAGTATAACCAAGATTTCACtcaaagcaaagaaaaaaaatgaaactcATGCACaaaagtttattaatttttaacgGCGTTCTAACCTGTATAAGACGTTCACGAAGAGCTGGATTTGGGTCTGTCAAAAGTCGCTTTGCTACATATGGATAGGCAACCTAATCGATATTCAAAAggtaattaatatatattggaAATTAAAATATGATAGTTGCTCCTTAAACCTTTTCTCTACAATAATGAACCATTTATCCAGTAGCAAAATGTTAAGTGCATCATTTCTTAACATATGAAGCAGCTTTTAAAAgccaaaaatatattttacacatttaaagaaaatagaaaggagaagaagaagagtagaGGGTGGGGGGATGGAAGTCATTGCTTCCCTTAACACCCAGAGCTTTTACCTCAAGAAATTTGAAGTCAGGCTTCAAAGTGAAACATATGCCTTCTTGAGTCAGTAAAGAACGAATTACGAGTGAAAACCTTTCGGGAATGCGGATGGGATAGTTGTAAACCAATTGGTTAAACTTTCCTGCATTGTATTTAATCAGAATATTAGTTGAGAATAATGAACCccccccccctctctctctctcgtttTTTCTCTTCCGAACAAGAAAAATGAGAGGAAAATAACCTTTTTTTCCTGCCTTTACAATGGTTAAATGTGCCAGTACAAAGAAATTATTCAAAACATGACAGATGAAACATTGGCATATTTAATCAAGAAATTAAGCAACAGAATCTAATTACAACAAATTGGTAGAAAAAGTCTGAGGGCCAgcacttttattaaaatctggccagcacttaaccatcaaaagaaaagtgagtAATCCCAcaccattggatgaaatctcacaccattaaaaataccaatgatggctaattgatggctacaaatcacaaaacttGCTGGTCCCCTTACACTCCTCTAAGTTTTTTGGTGTACGTGGGTAGTGCAACATATTTGTTTCTCTCCATAGAATAACGTGACATCTTTCATACATCATCAATGAATACAAATAAATGACTTCAACGAGTATGTTGAAACAACAAAGTCACACGAGTCGTAACTATTAGCCCTTTACTTGTTTAGGATTTCTTCCCTTCAGATTCAGAGTTCAGACAACTCCATTTAATTGGACAGAAGTTATTCAATCAAAATttatgaaatttgatttcagaAACAGCACAGTTCAAGTCAAAGTCACATGGAAATAgctatttatatttaaaaggTGAATGGGAATGGGCACCAGTGACACTACGAAAATTGAAATCTGACAGTCCTTTTCCAAGAGAGTTCTGCCAAATTGCTTCCAAAGCAGGAATTATTGGAGTGACATCAGTCCCTGGTGACAGGAAGCCTAATCTGGTAAAATCATTAGCCATCTCAGCATAGTCCTCATTTACGGCGTGGACAACAGCATCAATcaaaatttgtttattttgctGAAGAAATAGAAGCAGATAAATATGTTACCACAAAAACTATCCTCAACCAGCTTCAAAATCCATTTATTACTAAAGACAAAGCTGATATCTCATatcaaagaaacaaaattattGAGAGGGGGAACACCTGACTAAGAACGGCAACATTGCCAAAGTCCACATATGCAATTCGTCCATCACGCATGGCAAAAATATTTCCAGGGTGAGGGTCTCCATGAAATAATCCAAATTCCAACAATTGTCGCAAAGCAGCACTCACGCCAATTGTAAGAAAGCCATCTATATCAATACCAGCATCTTTGATGGCCTGATTCATAAGAAGAGTAGTTATCAATAAACTATAAACCTCAAACAATGTTGCTTGACTATCCATGCAACAAACAGCAAAAGCAGCACCAAACAATCTAAACAAACCTGTGGATTGGTGCACCTAATACCATCAATCCATTCCATCACTAAAACACGTGGACCAGAAAGTTGTTTGTAAACCCGAGGAATTTTAACTGTAGGATCATCCTTGAAATTCTCAATAAAGTCTTCAAGATTACGGGCTTCCTGAAATAACGATAAGAAATAGTACACATGTATAGAACAATTATACACAGAAAACACACACAATGTGCAAGAAACACTATTTAGTGCTTTGACATTTTGTTAAGTACCTAAGTGGGGAACCACATCTTAAAAGCTAGCTATTAAGAGGGGAGGGGGACCACTCCTTAAATAAACCATGTAATAGCCAAGTCCCTAACACATTTGAACAGATTAACTACTATAGCTGTAGCACATACAAGGCAGTCCAGAAAGTTACCAGGGTATAATCAAGCTCTTCCAAAAGTTTTTCACCAAATTCGTCAACAATCAGCTCTGCATTGCAACCCAACTTTTGTATGCTAATGCCATTTAAGAATGAAGCCAAGGTACGAAAAAGGAAAAGATCCCGATATATTATGGGCTCTATCCCAGGCCTTTGAACCTACAATTACAGCAAAGTATGTCTTTGGAATCAGTTTTAACCTTGTTTTGAAATGCTGCTCTATGCATGCATATTCAGCAATTTACATGCAGAAAACCATACAGGTAATTATATCTGACAGAACCTAGAACAGAGGGAAAGATCATACTAAACA includes:
- the LOC130936353 gene encoding protein ACTIVITY OF BC1 COMPLEX KINASE 1, chloroplastic isoform X2; translation: MESICTTSFSLYTVPHRHLKKPRANTMLLTSIPCSCSPLSSFQSLPIRRRSAKKLLRTRISCSATTGSAASNGAVLSSVKDVLQLRKPSNSALEQLDIERGVCIPFRKYSPETVRNKVLESRGAILSLMLRGVEIVWSLGFYWSTLAYDFLVGRDEEVVPYRARQLRNLLCNLGPSFIKAGQVLANRPDIIREDYMNELCILQDDVPPFPNQTAFNIIEEELGQPLEAVFSRISSGTIAAASLGQVYRATLRSTGEDVAIKVQRPGIEPIIYRDLFLFRTLASFLNGISIQKLGCNAELIVDEFGEKLLEELDYTLEARNLEDFIENFKDDPTVKIPRVYKQLSGPRVLVMEWIDGIRCTNPQAIKDAGIDIDGFLTIGVSAALRQLLEFGLFHGDPHPGNIFAMRDGRIAYVDFGNVAVLSQQNKQILIDAVVHAVNEDYAEMANDFTRLGFLSPGTDVTPIIPALEAIWQNSLGKGLSDFNFRSVTGKFNQLVYNYPIRIPERFSLVIRSLLTQEGICFTLKPDFKFLEVAYPYVAKRLLTDPNPALRERLIQVLFKDGLFQWKRLENLIILAKENVAKMSSNPAVQVKRMQTQRDLKFERKLDLTDTIKDGARLFIVDEGIRRQLLLALTEDSKLHVEEIG
- the LOC130936353 gene encoding protein ACTIVITY OF BC1 COMPLEX KINASE 1, chloroplastic isoform X1, coding for MESICTTSFSLYTVPHRHLKKPRANTMLLTSIPCSCSPLSSFQSLPIRRRSAKKLLRTRISCSATTGSAASNGAVLSSVKDVLQLRKPSNSALEQLDIERGVCIPFRKYSPETVRNKVLESRGAILSLMLRGVEIVWSLGFYWSTLAYDFLVGRDEEVVPYRARQLRNLLCNLGPSFIKAGQVLANRPDIIREDYMNELCILQDDVPPFPNQTAFNIIEEELGQPLEAVFSRISSGTIAAASLGQVYRATLRSTGEDVAIKVQRPGIEPIIYRDLFLFRTLASFLNGISIQKLGCNAELIVDEFGEKLLEELDYTLEARNLEDFIENFKDDPTVKIPRVYKQLSGPRVLVMEWIDGIRCTNPQAIKDAGIDIDGFLTIGVSAALRQLLEFGLFHGDPHPGNIFAMRDGRIAYVDFGNVAVLSQQNKQILIDAVVHAVNEDYAEMANDFTRLGFLSPGTDVTPIIPALEAIWQNSLGKGLSDFNFRSVTGKFNQLVYNYPIRIPERFSLVIRSLLTQEGICFTLKPDFKFLEVAYPYVAKRLLTDPNPALRERLIQVLFKDGLFQWKRLENLIILAKENVAKMSSNPAVQVKRMQTQRDLKFERKLDLTDTIKDGARLFIVDEGIRRQLLLALTEDSKLHVEELVDVYRLVEDQIDLPSVAVEVARDFPTVVRDLLLSWSDSVLSDR